Proteins encoded in a region of the Zea mays cultivar B73 chromosome 2, Zm-B73-REFERENCE-NAM-5.0, whole genome shotgun sequence genome:
- the LOC100275181 gene encoding uncharacterized protein LOC100275181: MEEDLDTDDEGSWDLVGRDIRLKAAFLCIDLGRVIALCGGEERKKALTALANKLFYSMDELGDAVESRSLPLTQARYSDTADALREVVAVLALSLDLEFGPDDPVCRVRDHLHAASHAVWPCGCGCVYIIGSYLGWRLPPFALPMLRCSLIL, translated from the exons ATGGAGGAGGACCTGGACACGGACGACGAGGGCTCGTGGGACCTTGTTGGGAGGGACATCCGGCTAAAGGCCGCCTTCCTGTGCATTGACCTCGGCCGTGTGATCGCCTTGTGCGGGGGCGAAGAGCGCAAGAAGGCGCTCACTGCTCTTGCCAACAAGCTCTTCTACTCCATGGATGAG CTGGGCGACGCAGTGGAGAGCAGGAGCCTCCCTCTGACGCAGGCGCGCTACAGCGACACCGCTGACGCGCTCCGCGAGGTCGTCGCCGTCCTCGCGCTGTCCCTGGACCTGGAGTTCGGCCCGGATGATCCCGTGTGCCGTGTGCGAGATCACCTTCACGCGGCTTCACATGCTGTGTGGCCGTGTGGGTGTGGCTGTGTATACATTATTGGCTCATATTTGGGTTGGCGTCTTCCCCCGTTTGCGTTGCCGATGCTCCGCTGCTCTCTGATTCTGTAA